Within the Metasolibacillus fluoroglycofenilyticus genome, the region TCAGCCAGCCTGTATCGTGTGGCTGCCCACCACCTGTTGGGTAAAAGGCTGTATTTGAAAGTACGACATAGTCTCGCCCATCATTGCCAATATGTAAAATTTTTGCTGAAAATTGCTGTATTGTCGAATCGACATAGTATAGTAAATCCTTCATTTTTTCATCTCCTTTGCCTTCTATTTTGTCATATGACTTACGCGCTGTCATCTAGTTGACGCATAGTAAATTTACGCTATCATTAATAAGACGACATATATTTCGCAAAGGGAGCGAGCAAATTGAATATTACACAATTTTCGATTGAAGAAATTAAAGACCCAACAAATATTATTGAAGGCAAGCGCTATGAATTTTTATTAGATGTAGAAATCGATGAAGAAGACGAGCTCTATTCTGAAGCAGGCATTGAAGTGCGTGTGTTAATTGGGCATCATGAAGAGGAAGTGCGTATTTTAAATTACTTCATTATCGACAAGGCGGAAAACGAATATTTAGATTTCGCGTTAGAGGATGATGAGGAAGCGATGATTTTAGCGTTTTGCAAGGAGCAGCTTGTGACAGAGTGATAGTAAAATAAAAGAGGGCGTCCAAAGAGCCATGCGATTGCTGGCTTTTTGGACGCCTTCGTTGATGTTTTAGCAAAATTTTTATTCATCAATATACTCTGGAAATGAGAAAAGAGAATTTTCCCTTTCGGTGCGCTATCAAAACAAAACTGTCTTTTGACTGAAGTAGATACTGTAAATAATAAAACGGATTAGGCTCTAAATTGTAAGAGGCTCAAGCCTTGCTGGTAACGCTTGTTGTTGTAAAAATCAATTTTAAGCTTCCATTGCTTGTACGCGTTTTGGACACGTTTTAAAAATCCTTAATCAGGCTATTATCAATACATATCTACTTTACTTAAGGTTTTTGTAAGCTTGCCATTAAATAGACGTAAGGTACACACGTTACATTTAGGACGGATATTTCAAAAGAAGGAGCTGTTCATAAATGCAATCGTCAGTAACACCGAAAGAAAGAATTCAAGCCCTTGATATTATTCGAGGCTTTGCATTGTTTGGCATTTTATTTATTAATATCGCAGGCTATCAAGTACTAGTTGAGGGTGGTCCAATACCTGATTTTACAGGCATTAATAAAACGATTGATTCATTAATCAATATTTTTATAGAAAAGAAATTTTACTCGATATTCTCGTTTTTATTTGGGGTAGGGTTTTATATTTTTGCATCGCGTGCCGAGGCACATGGGGATAAACCGAGATGGCGCTTTGTAAGACGTTTACTTGCATTGTTATTAATCGGAATCGTGCATATATTTATTTTCTGGGGCTCAATTTTAGTTTTTTATGCGGTGATAGGCCTTTTATTACTGCCATTTTATAAAGCGAGATTAAACACGATTCGCAGTTGGTTAATAGGTTTAATCACACTTCAAATTGTTGCAACAGCACTACCGCTTTTTGTACCTATTACAGATTCAGCCGTGACAAGCATTTTCAGTAATGATTCAATGATTGTATTCATAATGTTTTTATCTGGTTTCTACGTATCAAAGGCAGGCTGGATTCAAAATGTAAAGGAAGTGAAGCAGTTAAAGCTTTTATTTATTGGGCTGTTGCCGTTTGCGGTGGGTAGCATGCTATGGATTTGGTTTGCATCTGAAGGGAATAACGGAAATCTAATGCAAATTATGACACTAGGAACAGTGCCGATTACGTATTGCTATTTAATTTTATTATTTTGGATTTTCTCGAATCCAACTGCTGTAAGGCTATGTCAGCCTATCGCGAAAGTTGGGCGAATGGCTTTAACGAATTATATCGCACAAAGCTTTATTGCTTTAGCCATTATCTCGGTTATGGGTCTGGAAGTTGTAAATTCGAAGGATATTATGATCATTGCACCAATGGTCTTTGCTATCCAAATTGTATTTAGCGTAGTTTATTTCAAGTTTTTCAAGATGGGACCAATGGAGAAATTATGGCGCTGGATGACCGGAAAAAGTACGGGTGCCAGGCACTCAAACAATTTAGACACAATTTAGTTGCAATTCATGTATGATGGGGTAAAGGGAGTGATTGCGATGAAGTATGTTATTGTTGGTGGGGATGCTGCGGGAATGAGTGCGGCGATGGAAATTTTGCGCAATGTCGATGATGCAGAAATTACAACACTTGAGCGTGGAGAAATTTATTCATACGGACAATGTGGGCTACCGTATGTAATTGACGGGCGCATTTCTTCACCAAATAATTTAATTGCACGCTCGGCATTGGAGTTCCGAAAGCGTGGTAT harbors:
- a CDS encoding DUF6509 family protein, whose product is MNITQFSIEEIKDPTNIIEGKRYEFLLDVEIDEEDELYSEAGIEVRVLIGHHEEEVRILNYFIIDKAENEYLDFALEDDEEAMILAFCKEQLVTE
- a CDS encoding DUF418 domain-containing protein, with the protein product MQSSVTPKERIQALDIIRGFALFGILFINIAGYQVLVEGGPIPDFTGINKTIDSLINIFIEKKFYSIFSFLFGVGFYIFASRAEAHGDKPRWRFVRRLLALLLIGIVHIFIFWGSILVFYAVIGLLLLPFYKARLNTIRSWLIGLITLQIVATALPLFVPITDSAVTSIFSNDSMIVFIMFLSGFYVSKAGWIQNVKEVKQLKLLFIGLLPFAVGSMLWIWFASEGNNGNLMQIMTLGTVPITYCYLILLFWIFSNPTAVRLCQPIAKVGRMALTNYIAQSFIALAIISVMGLEVVNSKDIMIIAPMVFAIQIVFSVVYFKFFKMGPMEKLWRWMTGKSTGARHSNNLDTI